One window of Triticum dicoccoides isolate Atlit2015 ecotype Zavitan chromosome 5A, WEW_v2.0, whole genome shotgun sequence genomic DNA carries:
- the LOC119300653 gene encoding uncharacterized protein LOC119300653 isoform X3: MMHPDVMGCRIDWVKKFMFLVNFMDCWSLYILDTEKKIMIVHEMTETDPACEMKIKHEALAKKFQHRFCTLFNDMFGAGLVETRGLSFVYPLVAQHGQCSSGVYILHYFVEFIRLPTINTNPGSDRALAQEVCLRNSDHEGKQWGYSGALIRHNH; encoded by the exons ATGATGCACCCTGATGTGATGGGATGTAGAATTGATTGGGTGAAGAAG TTCATGTTCCTGGTGAATTTCATGGATTGTTGGTCATTGTACATTCTGGATACGGAGAAGAAAATTATGATAGTCCATGAAATGACTGAGACCGATCCGGCGTGTGAGATGAAAATCAAACATGAGGCTTTAGCCAAGAAGTTCCAACATAGGTTCTGCACCTTATTCAACGACATGTTCGGTGCTGGCTTGGTTGAGACCCGTGGATTGTCGTTTGTGTATCCGTTGGTGGCTCAACATGGGCAATGCAGCAG TGGAGTGTATATCTTGCACTACTTCGTCGAGTTCATCAGACTACCTACAATCAACACTAACCCAG GCTCAGATCGAGCACTTGCGCAAGAAGTTTGCCTACGAAATAGTGACCATGAAGGGAAACAATGGGGATATTCCGGAGCTCTTATACGACATAATCATTGA
- the LOC119300653 gene encoding uncharacterized protein LOC119300653 isoform X1, giving the protein MKLIFLTFPLQEELCRDAGETNWDYISTMMHPDVMGCRIDWVKKFMFLVNFMDCWSLYILDTEKKIMIVHEMTETDPACEMKIKHEALAKKFQHRFCTLFNDMFGAGLVETRGLSFVYPLVAQHGQCSSGVYILHYFVEFIRLPTINTNPGSDRALAQEVCLRNSDHEGKQWGYSGALIRHNH; this is encoded by the exons ATGAAGCTAATTTTTCTTACATTTCCATTGCAGGAAGAGCTTTGCAGGGATGCTGGTGAAACTAACTGGGATTACATTAGCACTATGATGCACCCTGATGTGATGGGATGTAGAATTGATTGGGTGAAGAAG TTCATGTTCCTGGTGAATTTCATGGATTGTTGGTCATTGTACATTCTGGATACGGAGAAGAAAATTATGATAGTCCATGAAATGACTGAGACCGATCCGGCGTGTGAGATGAAAATCAAACATGAGGCTTTAGCCAAGAAGTTCCAACATAGGTTCTGCACCTTATTCAACGACATGTTCGGTGCTGGCTTGGTTGAGACCCGTGGATTGTCGTTTGTGTATCCGTTGGTGGCTCAACATGGGCAATGCAGCAG TGGAGTGTATATCTTGCACTACTTCGTCGAGTTCATCAGACTACCTACAATCAACACTAACCCAG GCTCAGATCGAGCACTTGCGCAAGAAGTTTGCCTACGAAATAGTGACCATGAAGGGAAACAATGGGGATATTCCGGAGCTCTTATACGACATAATCATTGA
- the LOC119300653 gene encoding uncharacterized protein LOC119300653 isoform X2, translated as MWRGRSQEEELCRDAGETNWDYISTMMHPDVMGCRIDWVKKFMFLVNFMDCWSLYILDTEKKIMIVHEMTETDPACEMKIKHEALAKKFQHRFCTLFNDMFGAGLVETRGLSFVYPLVAQHGQCSSGVYILHYFVEFIRLPTINTNPGSDRALAQEVCLRNSDHEGKQWGYSGALIRHNH; from the exons ATGTGGAGAGGACGTTCTCAAGAA GAAGAGCTTTGCAGGGATGCTGGTGAAACTAACTGGGATTACATTAGCACTATGATGCACCCTGATGTGATGGGATGTAGAATTGATTGGGTGAAGAAG TTCATGTTCCTGGTGAATTTCATGGATTGTTGGTCATTGTACATTCTGGATACGGAGAAGAAAATTATGATAGTCCATGAAATGACTGAGACCGATCCGGCGTGTGAGATGAAAATCAAACATGAGGCTTTAGCCAAGAAGTTCCAACATAGGTTCTGCACCTTATTCAACGACATGTTCGGTGCTGGCTTGGTTGAGACCCGTGGATTGTCGTTTGTGTATCCGTTGGTGGCTCAACATGGGCAATGCAGCAG TGGAGTGTATATCTTGCACTACTTCGTCGAGTTCATCAGACTACCTACAATCAACACTAACCCAG GCTCAGATCGAGCACTTGCGCAAGAAGTTTGCCTACGAAATAGTGACCATGAAGGGAAACAATGGGGATATTCCGGAGCTCTTATACGACATAATCATTGA